CCTTTGATAAATTTCTTCCAGAGCAGCAAGATGGCGATTTTTCAATGATTCAGGCCAATCATACCAACTAGATGCATTCAAAGAATTGTCAATGGCAGCAAAGTAAGCAGCATCTTCGAGCCAACCTGCATGATTACGACACTTAATAGAACTTGGTAGGCACTGACTGTGGAAAAAGGACGCAAACATCATGAAAAAGaatatgatgttttattttatatacTCATGGACAAATTTGTCATTTCCAAGGCTTATATCCAGGTCTCATTTAAAACACTAACAGGGGGGCTAATATCACTATCACCGTTCTTCAAATAATTTCCTTCCCCAAATTTggaaatttttctgaaaataaatattttcgcTCAAAAGACATTAAATTGATTCATTCCTCCTCCCAACTAAATTCGTAAACCCATCCTTGATAACATAAAATTCTAGGAGGCATTCACAATTGATGAAGGGCAAGCACAGGCCAACTAATATAACATCATACACAATATCGTGACAAGATTCCTAGACTAATCTCTAAGGGCATTTTCCATGAATGCTCTGTCATACCAATTAATATGTACACTGTACTACAAGGAGAACCGTACATAAGACAGCAGGCCACAACTGTGTTTGAACTTATGGTGAGAACAGCCATGAGAGTCCTTCCACAGAAGAGCAATTCTGAATTATCGCTAAAAATGATACTTTAAACTCAACTTGTTCTTGGAGTATTATAAACAACTAAATCGCAAGCAGCATCAGCATTGAATAGATTcctatttgaaaatttatttttaactttATTAAGAACGAGTGCTTATTTAAAACATTATGATAATAGAAACTGAAACTAGAGGAAATATTTTGTTCATAGTAACAGTAACTAGAGAAAAGGAATCTTGTCTATCACCTGCAAAATTTGGATCTTTACGGAACTCCTCGAGTTGATTTCGCAACTCCCCTTTGCCATAAATAAGCCTCTTTGCTGCCTAAACCAGCAGTTCAAACCAGGAATTACTTAAAAGAATGGATCAAGCTTCAATTATCAAAACACGTCCCAGATGCACGtatcatttttatatatctTTGGAAAATAAAGATCACTAAGAAATTTCATTGTATCTATTTTAACATCTTGACAGACAGTCCCAGATGCACATCAGTTTTATCTATTATTGGTCAATAAGGATCACTAAGAAATTTCATTGTATTTATTTTAACAACTTCATAAACAAAAGATTCGATGTCTTTATTCACTGCAATATCATGTTGAAAGGCAATGATTCTCATTAAGTGACTCCGAGtgctttgaaaaaaaaatacatcttttatctcggagttCAGTATCAAATATCATTCTCGGATGAATATTCATCTCTTGGTCATGGTGGGATGTGCTATCAAAGCACATGGATTAAGCGCGTTAAATTATCAATTCCACTAAAAGTCAAATTATTTCTCTCTCGGTCACATGAAAGTTGGAACAAATGCTTCATTGAACATATCACATTATTCCATAGCCcaaaaattcatattaattaacATGCAATAAATAATTGCTCTTTTATCATATCAAAGAAACCAAAAGCTGCTGAATGCATACAACTTTTATAGCATTATCTTAGTCATATAATCTTTGTTTCATATGAATAGTTACAGGCTACTATAAGCTTAAATATCGATTAAATATCGATCATGATATGTTTGATCTGAGAGCGTTGAACTAGtatatgtatttaatttatcttCACAATTCTTTTCCAGAAAGCCATAAATATGATGGTCAAACTTTTCAGTTGCACATTTATAGAGAACCAAATTGGATTCAGATGAATATGCACGCAGAGGACTGATTTAAGAATTTGTTCATATCAGTAATTGCAAAgatcagttcatactttaccTTAACCAACAACGGTTTCTTAATGCTACCAATGGCTGAGAAGTTCACATGATCCATGTCTCTGCACATATGTAGCCACAGAAATTACAGGGAATGTAACAAAAATATGACCTCATGTAGCCTAATGCAATCAAACACAGATAATCTCACAAAGGTTTCGGAAGCTCTTCTTTTTCTAGTAAACCATCATCTACAAGTTCCTCAAGGGAAATCAAAAGGGTGTTGCAGCAATTAGCATCCTGAAATCGAAGGCCATCACATGATATTTCAGATTATACAGATTGATggtttaaaatgttaaaatgcaCTTTAATTGTCAGGAATTCTAGCACCTAAGCAAAAAAGGTTTCTGGGTTCTTAAGTTGTTTGTTTCTTTATATTCTTTTTATCTTGGAATATACAAACAATGTAACCCATCATCCAAATAAatggaaattttcatggaaaATAAAATGAAAGCGAATAATATCACCTGTCCAGAGTAAGGGGATCCCACTTCATCTGGTGGAACAAGCGGTAGCACCTGCAAAACGACAAACCACTTAGAATATATGCCAACAAGAAATTAAATTAACTTTCTAAGTTACATGAAGCATGCACAGTTGCATACAGAGACACCAAACAAAGAAAAGGAATAAGCAAAGTTCTTCAGTCAGGACAACTGGTATTACTGCTCCAGTGGTTTTATGGCTTTGATCTCACATAATAGTAGTCGCAAGCAAGTTGCTAGAGATATAGTACTCGAAAgtcaaaacattaaaaaaaattaaaacacaagAAGAAAATAAGGAGCATAGTTATTAAAGAAATAAGGTGCACTAAGGTTGAAGGGAGCAATGGAACCTAAGCACATGAGAGGCGCACCTTATTGTAAAAGTTAACAGAGAATCAAGGAACCATTGTCCTTTCTTATTGAAGTAGATCAAATCTGAGAGAGAGTTCTGTTGGTACAGGTATGGAGCTATTTATACAAGCTCTCAGCTGTTCTTAGTACGCTAACCGTAGAAGCGTATTATTAGGTAATGAACGACACAAAACACGACTTATGCTATACACGACTTATGCTATATATTCAACACTTATCTACTCAATGCATACTACTGCATAGTGTATTAGGACATGGATGAATGATCCAAAATGGTGTTTTACAGAATATTGAATACAAATGAAACAAATATTAATTAGCAAAATTGTCTGATATATATAGCATTTCACTTTGAATCCACAATCCAAGTATTTAAAGCACGTGTTTCACTCGAGGTACGCAAAAGCAGCCATTCACGGTCAAGATTCGAGCTTTACTGAAAGGGTTGGCTTCGCCACAGGCATATCTCATTGGAATCAATCTAGGAGCTTTTAGTAACCATGATAGTGGTGACTTGAGCATACTAAACAAGGTCATTTGAGAAAAACAAATAACGAACATTTTATGTCCATGATTTACATAGATTAGAACAAGAAGTTAAACAAATCttccaaaaaaaaaacctaGGAAGAAAATCAGTGATTTCAATGACCTGCCAAAGTGAACAGCCAGCATCGTGAAGCCAGTCTAGGAAGCGGAAGGCTTGGTGCCCGAGATCGCCAATGCCATAAGGCCCGGGAAAAGACGTGGGATGGAGGAGGATTCCCGCCCTCCTCCTATTGTTGGGGTCTTGTTTGGGAAGCCAGGTGTCGTATTGAAGCGGCAAATCCTCGCCGACAGAGACTGCTAATGCGCCGCCGTTTTGAAAGTGAACTTGGGACGATGGCTTCGTGTTACTGGAAATAGCGGCAGGTCTCGGAGGGGCGGAGAGAGAGGAAGGAACGACTGACAAAGTGGTGCGAATGGCCATGGATTCCGAGTACACACAGAGTGTGAATACAGTGGAAACATAATTCTAAGTTTTATGGATGGATCGattttcaatataaaaataaatcggtTATTACTGATCGAAGTAATCGGTTCTGTTTAATCGATTTTAATagctaatttttataaaattattgtttgtacgaatcaattttgtgagtcgaatctcttatttagacataaaaaattattatttttttattctaagagtaatactttttattatgaatatcggtatgattgactcgtctcacatataaaaattcgtgagtcCGTCTCACCAGAAATctttgaaaaattaatattataccAAACGATAGGTTCTTTAAGCTCCCTCATCCTATATATATTTAGTCTGAATTTTTGTTTTCGTCCATCCAAATATAGTCCAGTtttcatatttaataatattttctttactttttttttatcaatctaTCCCtacttaatttatttttaactaCTGATTTGTTAATTTAATGACTAAATTATGCATCAAATATTGagtaaaattgaaaatttttttgtaaaatttaatttcctaCACGCACAAATCTAAATATATGTGGTGgagtataataaaataaattccaCAATTTAATAGGTAAAAAAAATCCGACCTTAGCTCTTTTTttagtaggtcttttgtgagacagtctcacgaatctttatctgtgagatgggtcaaccctaccgatattcacaataaaaaaataatattcttaacataaaaaataataatttttatggataacccaaataaaaaaatactcttaacataaaaattaatatttttcattgataatccaaataagatattcgtctcacaaaatacgacccgtgagaccatcttaCTTCTTGTTTTCCTGGAAAAAAGTTGGCCTCGTTAGGAATtgattcttttttaaaaatagtatATTGTTAACTCAACCTTCTTTCTATTACATTAAGGAACAAAATATGAGAACACCTTTCAAATGCGATCAaacttcatttttttaaaaataaaatttttcaaatatatttgtgtgtttttaaatacatatgaaattataaattttttttttaaaaatatttaaacaaatttaatttgcTGAACTATCCATAATAATACCAGAACAATGACCCCTCAACTAGAATACACTAATATTTGTCACATAGCCAGCCAGCAGTTTATAATCCAAGCAACCTTACATGTTCTTTCAACTAATAGAAAAACCAGGTATTTACAGATATTTCATCTTTAACGATAACGACCCAATTCGAGGCAGACCACCGGACACGATCGACGACCAGTCGATGGCGAGTCTTCAGATCTTATGAAAACGTTTCCATAACACCCCTTTATATATTTCCCCGTCGGGGAACGATTAAATGTCATCGGACCAATCAGATTCATAGAAAAGTCCATCGATGATCTGATCAACTAGCGAGTCGATGAAGGTGTTGCAGCTCGACGTGAAGATCGGGCCGACTCTGTTCCGAGCACTTGAAAACCAAGCAAATAGAGCAGCACCCATCACAGCCGCCAAGCAAACGCCCGCCGCTTCCGAGATCCCTTGCACATCCAGCTTCCGAAATACTGAATTCCCAGTCACCACTTCTATGCTAAGTGTTGCAGCAAACACAATCTGCAAATTATCCACTGGCTCTTGTAATCAGTAATCTACCAATATCTACCATCATCGTACTCTATTTTAACTACTTAATAATTCGAAAGAAGTTGAATTTTACAGAAATAAATTTTCCAAATAGTTGAAGTAATTGAGTGGCTCCAAAGTCAACTTCAGCACCCAACTCAAACAACAAAATATAAAGAAAGTGTAAtccaaaatcaaatcaaatatgtttttttttaccaCTCTTTCTATTTTCTtacaaacaaaattaatttcTCAAGCGGACAAGAGAAAAGAAATATTGGGAGTAAGTAAATTAGAATATATATTCTTACCATGGCAAGACGTCCAGAGATGATTTCAAAGTCCTCGCTCTTCTTGGAGCTCTCGATATAATCCGACAACGTTTCGAAGAACCTCGAAACGTCGACGTCTTGGTTCTTGGCCTGCTTCATCACCCCACCACGCTCACCCGCAAAAGACCTCAGCGTACACAGCCTGGGCTGCAGCACGATCTTCCCATAATTATCGGACAACTTCGCCGGCGCCTGCGCCGGAGTCTGAGCCTCCACCATCTTCACCTCATGCTTCTCCGCCCTCGGCCGGAAGAAAGCCGGTCGCGCAGCCAGAGCCATGGGATTCTAAGTATTCCTTCTTTCCCAACTAGTCGGGAAGTTGCTAGATTCTTTCTTGTTTTTTGTATTGATCAGCTGTGTATGAATATTCTAGCTATTTGACTCTAGTTTGGTGGACACTGAAGGGTCCACGTCTACGAAAAGTTTGATGTCTGTTTGGCCCAAATAATTAAAGATTTATTAAGCAGAAAATATGGATCTTCCATGCATCTTCGAATCCAAATAGTTTggccataaataattaatttaacgcTTCTTTCGAGTTGCAGGAGAATGTTGTGGTTGAATGGACGTTGAGGCACCATCTTTGAGATGTAATCAAGTCAAGTCCAATCGAATTTTTGAATAATTGAGTTTGAATTATTTATAattgaatcaaactcgagttttatttaacgaatatacaTATTCAATCTTTTATCGAGACTAAACGacattaataaatatgaattatacattttaatctttattaaatttattaaaaaaataaattatatatttagataaaaatataaaattcttaataaaatttgtaaatttattataattaataaatttaatagatttttctatatatttcataagtaatatgcaaaatcaataaatcaaatatcaaaattattattttttactaatGAATTTACCAACGAACATATTcccgagctaacgagccgaatattgtAAAGTTTGATCTTTGTTCGTTTATCTTAAAAAGCCTcgttaaacgagctcaaacgagcttttattaAATCGAGTTTCAAATAGCTCACAAATAGTTTGATTCATTTTTAGGATCCCTAACCCATTATTAGATGGAGTTGGTGGCCTGTgatttttatcaatttttttagaTTATTATACATTTATTCTATATTTCAAACTACTTCATATTTTGCTAATCCCTAGTCTACAATTTTATGTGGAAATCGGTTGTCAAGCACAGCCCCAGATGGCCAGATGctgaagtaatttttttataaataaaaaaaaaacacacacacacacatacaagaTTACAAAACGaccttaataaatatgaattatacatttaaatttttattaaatttatttaaaaaataaattatatatttagataaaaatataaaattcttaataaaatttgtaaatttattataattaataaatttaatagatttttctatatatgtCATAagtaatatgcaaaatcaataaatcaaatatcaaattattattttttactaatGAATTTACCAACGAACATATTCctgagctaacgagccgaatattgtAAAGTTTGATCTTTGTTCGTTTATCTTAAAAAGTCTcgttaaacgagctcaaacgagcttttattaAATCGAGTTTCAAATAGCTCACAAATAGTTTGATTCATTTTTAGGATCCCTAACCCATTATTAGATGGAGTTGGTGGCCTGTGAtttatatcaatttttttagatTATTATACATTTATTCTATATTTCAAACTACTTCATATTTTGCTAATCCCTAGTCTACAATTTTATGTGGAAATCTGTTGTCAAGCACAGCCCCAGATGGCCAGATGctgaagtaatttttttataaataaaaaaaaacacacacacacacacatacaagaTTACAAAACGaccttaataaatatgaattatacatttaaatttttattaaatttattaaaaaaataaattatatatttagataaaaatataaaattcttaataaaatttgtaaatttattataattaataaatttaatagatttttctatatatttcataagtaatatgcaaaatcaataaat
This window of the Primulina tabacum isolate GXHZ01 chromosome 12, ASM2559414v2, whole genome shotgun sequence genome carries:
- the LOC142520633 gene encoding stress enhanced protein 2, chloroplastic-like produces the protein MALAARPAFFRPRAEKHEVKMVEAQTPAQAPAKLSDNYGKIVLQPRLCTLRSFAGERGGVMKQAKNQDVDVSRFFETLSDYIESSKKSEDFEIISGRLAMIVFAATLSIEVVTGNSVFRKLDVQGISEAAGVCLAAVMGAALFAWFSSARNRVGPIFTSSCNTFIDSLVDQIIDGLFYESDWSDDI